The DNA window TTGAAGGGTCGAGGGCGGATTCGAAATGCGTCGGGTGGGCGCAGTTGATCATGTAGTACGCCGCTGCTCCGCCGGTGGCCGCATCCGTGGTCTCGATCGCTTCCTGAATGCTTCGGCCCGTCACCAGCCTGCCGTCCGTCTCCAGCGTGAAGGAGATGGCGCAGGGCATGGCGAATGACTTTGCCGCACGCACCACGCCGATCGCCTCGTCGATATTCGTCAGCGTGAAGGCGCTCACCATATCCGCCTCCGTGCCGCCGAAGGTCTCGATCTGGAAGGCGTGATAGTCCTCCGCCTCGTGCGCGCTCATCATGCCCGCCTTGTAGCCATCTCCGCGCGGACCGATAGCGCCGCTGATGACGATCGGTTGCCCTGGCTGCTCATAGGCGTTGCGCAAGCCCGCAAGCAGCTCGACGGCTTGCTCATTCGCCGCCTTCAATGCTTCGCTCGTATAGCCGAGCTTTCGCCCCCAGTCCGGGTTTGCCCGCCACGTGGCGGTGTCGAGCACGAAGCCGGTGCCGTGCTGCCGTGCGATATTGAGGTAAGGGCGATAGTAGTTCCGCGTGCGCTGCCGACCGTCTTCGGAGGCCAGCAGTACGAAAGAGGCGAAATGTGGAAGCGCGATGCCATCGTGGAAGATCATCGTTGTTTCCATGCCGCCATCGGTCAGGAAGGTGCCGCCTTTCAGCTGCGGCAAGTCATGTCTATACTTTGCCATTGTTGAAGTTTCTCCCGTCGCGGCGCCTGGACTGGCTGCCGTCGATGAGTGATGTTCTGCCGCTTAATCGGCTGCCAAACTAGACGACTTGAGGTATACTGGCGGCTGTTTCGGTTTTACCGGTTGGAAATCAACTGCTTGGCGAGGCCGATGCTGGCGCGGACGGATACGGGTCTGACCCTGCGGCGCTCGGAACTGTACCGCAGGTACAGGAGGGGATATGCGAAAGGGAGAGGAAACGCGCAGCCGCATCCTCGATGTGGCCGAAGCGGCAGTCTTGCAGAAGGGTTTTGGCGGGACCTCCATCGAGGAGCTGATCGCCGAAACCGGGATCACCAAGAGCGGCTTCTTCTATCACTTCAAGGATAAGAACGAGCTCGCCAAGGCGCTGCTCAACCGCTACATCGAAAACGACGAGCGCATCTACGACGAGATATTCGGCCGCGCGCGCGATCTGATGGACGATCCGCTGCAATCCTTCCTGCTCGGCCTGAAACTCCTTTCCGAGCTGCTTGCGGATCTGCCGAATGGCCATCCCGGCTGCCTGGTCGCGACCGTCTGCTATTATGAGCGGCTGTTCGACCGGGAGATCCAGGAGACAAACCGCAATGCGGTTCTTGCCTGGCGGCGGCGCTTCGGCCGCATGCTGCGCGAAATCATGGAAGTCTACCCGCCGCGCGAGCCCGTCAATGTCGACCAACTCGCCGATATGGTTTCCTCTGTGCTCGAAGGCGGTATCGTCCTCTCGAAGACGCTGAAGGAGCCGAACACTCTGGCCGAGCAGGTGCTGATGCTGCGGACCTTCGTGCGAATGCTCTTTTTGCCGGCTGTCGAGCCTCCCCTCCCGGCCGTCAGGCGGGGCCAGGCCTTTGGCGCGGCCGGCAGCGGTCAGCCTTAGCCGTCCATCTCAGCCGCCAGTTCGGCGAGCTTGCGCACTGTGTTGAGATTGCGAGACGTTCCGGGCTTCAATGCCGGCAGCTTCAGCTTCGAGCGGCCGGAGCCGTTGGGATAGTGCACATAGATTTCCCGGCCGGCGAGCTGCGCTTCCTCGCCGTCAGGCGCAACCATCTTTTCCAGCGCATCGCGGGGTACCGCTTCTGGCAGAAAGTAGACGAGCAGGAAATTCGGCTTGGCATCGGGAAAGGGCGCTTCGGCGGCAATTGCCTCAAGTTCCTTCCGGCTGCGCACCATCACGCCCGGCGGCTTGCCCATCTTCTTGCTGAGCGCCTCGTCGAGCTTTTCCTCGACTGCATTTTCTTTCTCATCCGAGCGGAACAGCACATTGCCGCTCTGGATGTAGGTTTTCACGTCGCTAAAGCCGAGGCCCTCGCAGATCTCCTTGAGTTCAGCCATCGACAGTGAGCCGGTGCCGCCGACGTTAACGGCGCGGAGGAGGGCGATGTAGACGGGCATTTCTCTCTCCCTTGACCTTGTGCCGTGTGGCACGGCACGCCCTCAACGCTCACACCTTCCCCGCCACCTTGATGGCAAACGCGTACTCGAATGCAATCTCCTCCAACCGCTGGAACCGGCCGGAAGCGCCTCCATGGCCGGCATCCATGTTCGTCTTGAGCAGGATCGGCGCCTCGCCGGTCGTCCTGTCGCGCAGTTTCGCCACCCACTTGGCCGGCTCCCAATAGGTGACGCGCGGGTCTGTCAGGCCGCCGAGCGCCAGGATCGGCGGGTAAGCTTTGGCACCGACATTGTCATAGGGCGAATAGGCTGCGATCTGCTCGTATTCTTCCTTGCTTTCGATCGGATTGCCCCATTCCGGCCATTCCGGCGGAGTGAGCGGCAGGGTGTCGTCCAGCATGGTGTTGAGGACGTCGACGAAGGGAACGGCGGCGATGATGCCGGCGAACTTCTCCGGCGCCATATTGGCGACAGCGCCCATCAGCATTCCGCCGGCCGATCCGCCCTCGGCGATGATCTTCGCGTAAGATGTGAACTTCTGTTGATTCAGATAGTCGGCCGCGGCGACGAAGTCCTTGAAGCTGTTCGTCTTCTTTTCCATCTTGCCGTCCTCGTACCATGCAAAGCCCTTGTCCTTGCCGCCGCGGATATGGGCGATGGCATAGACGAAGCCGCGGTCGGCGAGCGACAGGCAGTTGGTGTTGAAGCCGGCCGGAATGGTGATGCCGTAGGCGCCATATCCATAGAGCAGGCATGGTGCCGAGCCGTCGAGCGGCGTATCCTTGCGGTAGAGCAGGGTGATCGGCACCGTCTCGCCGTCCCATGCCGGCGCGAAGACGCGGCGGGTGACATAGTCGCCGGGATTGTGGCCGGATGGCACTTCCTGCGTCTTCAAGAGCGTGCGCTCGCGCGTCACCATGTTGTAGTCGTAAAGTTGCGACGGGGTCGTCATCGAGGAATAGGAGAAGCGAATGACATCGGTGTCATATTCCGCCGCACCCGAAAGCCCCAGCGAATAGGCTTCCTCGGCAAAGGCGATCGCATGTTCCTCGCCGCTCGCCCGGTCGCGGATCATGATCTGCGGCAGCCCGTCCTTGCGCTCCAGCCACAGGAGGTGGCGGGCATAGGCCATGTGGCTGATGATCAGCGTGCCGGGCTTGTGAGCGACGACTTCGCGCCAGTTTTCCTTGCCCGGATTGTTCACCGGCGCTTCCATGATCTTGAAATCCTTGGCGCCGCCGTCATTGGTGAGAATGTAGAAGACGTCGCCGCCCTCGGTCAGCGAATATTCGATGCCTTCCTCGCGCGCCGCCACCAGCTTCGGCTCGGCCATGAGGTCTTTGGTCGACAGCAGCCGGTATTCGCTGGTCTCGTGGTCGTGAATGTCGATATAGATGAAGTCGTCGAGCAGCGAGCCGCCGACGCCCATGAAGAAGCCGGCATCGGCTTCCTCATAGACCAGCCGGTCTTCCGACTGCGGCCGGCCGACAATGTGGTGAAAGATTTTCGATGGCCGGTGATTCTCATCGAGCGCCGAATAGAAGAAGCTCTTGCCGTCCGGCGCCCAGACGCCGCCGCCGCCGGTGTTTTCGATTCGGTCCTCGAGGTCTTCCCCGGTCGCGAGGTCGCGCACCTTCAGCGTGAAGAACTCCGATCCCTTGTCGTCATAGCCCCAGATGCCGCGGCTGTGGTCGCTCGAATGGTCGAGGCCGGCGAGGCGGAAATAGGCCTTGCCTGATGCCTCCTTGTCGCCGTCGATGAGCACGGTGCGGATCGTCTCGTCGGCGACGTCGCCGTCGCGGGGAATGCGGAAATAGCGCGGCTGCTCGCCGCCGGTCACGTAAGATGTGCCATAGGCATAGGCGCCGTCCTTCACCGGCACCGAGCTGTCATCTTCCTTGATGCGGCCGCGCATTTCGGCAAACAGTGCCTTCTGGAGCGGCTTGGTGTCCTCCATCGCCGCATTCATATAGGCGTTTTCGGCTTCCAGATGCCGGCGGATCTCGGGGTCGAGGATCGACGGATCCTTGAACATTGCTTGCCAGTTGTCGGCGCGCAGCCACGCATAGTCGTCCGTGCGGGTAATGCCGTGGCGCGTATCGGAAACGGGCTTCTTCGGTGCGGCGGGCGGTGTCGGCAGGCTCTTGAAAACGGACAAGGAATTGGCTCCGGTGGGAAGGTCGGGTTGGCAAGAGATAGAGGCGCGCCGCTGCCGGATCAAGCGGCAAGGCTGCGCCAAGGGGTGCGGACGACCATTCACAGGCGAGGGGAAGCTCCGCCCGGCTTGCCTTGATGTCACCACAATATTTAAGAAAGTCCGCTATCTCAGAGCGAAATTTGCACGTGCCCAGCCCTCCGGCAAGCCGCCGCTGGCCGCATGAAGACTGTACAACAGCAAGGAAATTTCTCCGCAATGCCGAAACGTCTGCTCCTGCTTGTATCCCTGGCCAGCTTGGCTGCTCCCGCTTTTGCCGTCGATCCCGCAATCAAGAAGCAACTGGAAAAACTCGACCCCGCGACCCGCTTGGAAC is part of the Rhizobium bangladeshense genome and encodes:
- a CDS encoding DUF1697 domain-containing protein — its product is MPVYIALLRAVNVGGTGSLSMAELKEICEGLGFSDVKTYIQSGNVLFRSDEKENAVEEKLDEALSKKMGKPPGVMVRSRKELEAIAAEAPFPDAKPNFLLVYFLPEAVPRDALEKMVAPDGEEAQLAGREIYVHYPNGSGRSKLKLPALKPGTSRNLNTVRKLAELAAEMDG
- a CDS encoding TetR/AcrR family transcriptional regulator — translated: MRKGEETRSRILDVAEAAVLQKGFGGTSIEELIAETGITKSGFFYHFKDKNELAKALLNRYIENDERIYDEIFGRARDLMDDPLQSFLLGLKLLSELLADLPNGHPGCLVATVCYYERLFDREIQETNRNAVLAWRRRFGRMLREIMEVYPPREPVNVDQLADMVSSVLEGGIVLSKTLKEPNTLAEQVLMLRTFVRMLFLPAVEPPLPAVRRGQAFGAAGSGQP
- a CDS encoding S9 family peptidase — protein: MSVFKSLPTPPAAPKKPVSDTRHGITRTDDYAWLRADNWQAMFKDPSILDPEIRRHLEAENAYMNAAMEDTKPLQKALFAEMRGRIKEDDSSVPVKDGAYAYGTSYVTGGEQPRYFRIPRDGDVADETIRTVLIDGDKEASGKAYFRLAGLDHSSDHSRGIWGYDDKGSEFFTLKVRDLATGEDLEDRIENTGGGGVWAPDGKSFFYSALDENHRPSKIFHHIVGRPQSEDRLVYEEADAGFFMGVGGSLLDDFIYIDIHDHETSEYRLLSTKDLMAEPKLVAAREEGIEYSLTEGGDVFYILTNDGGAKDFKIMEAPVNNPGKENWREVVAHKPGTLIISHMAYARHLLWLERKDGLPQIMIRDRASGEEHAIAFAEEAYSLGLSGAAEYDTDVIRFSYSSMTTPSQLYDYNMVTRERTLLKTQEVPSGHNPGDYVTRRVFAPAWDGETVPITLLYRKDTPLDGSAPCLLYGYGAYGITIPAGFNTNCLSLADRGFVYAIAHIRGGKDKGFAWYEDGKMEKKTNSFKDFVAAADYLNQQKFTSYAKIIAEGGSAGGMLMGAVANMAPEKFAGIIAAVPFVDVLNTMLDDTLPLTPPEWPEWGNPIESKEEYEQIAAYSPYDNVGAKAYPPILALGGLTDPRVTYWEPAKWVAKLRDRTTGEAPILLKTNMDAGHGGASGRFQRLEEIAFEYAFAIKVAGKV
- a CDS encoding homocysteine S-methyltransferase family protein, yielding MAKYRHDLPQLKGGTFLTDGGMETTMIFHDGIALPHFASFVLLASEDGRQRTRNYYRPYLNIARQHGTGFVLDTATWRANPDWGRKLGYTSEALKAANEQAVELLAGLRNAYEQPGQPIVISGAIGPRGDGYKAGMMSAHEAEDYHAFQIETFGGTEADMVSAFTLTNIDEAIGVVRAAKSFAMPCAISFTLETDGRLVTGRSIQEAIETTDAATGGAAAYYMINCAHPTHFESALDPSSTWAKRIFGIRANASTMSHAQLDNSETLDAGDPDDLGRRYRKLLDRMPELRVLGGCCGTDHRHVAAICEACLPQAA